A segment of the Agromyces sp. H17E-10 genome:
TCGAGCATCTTCTGGACGCGCGGGAGCACGTACTTCCAGAAGAAGAGGAGGAGGATGACGAAGATGACGCCGGACCACACGAGGTCGTAGACCTCGGGGATCAGCGGGTTTCGCGTACTCTCCTCCGCGGCGCTCACTACAGAGTGAAGCATGTGTTGACTCCTCGCGGGGCTGGAGGGTTTACGGGAACGGGATGAAGGCGACGGCGATGCCGACGAAGGCGAGCGCCTCGGTGAAGGCGATACCGATCCACATCAGGACCTGCAGGCGGCCGGCGAGCTCGGGCTGGCGGGCGACGCCCTCGATCGTCTTGCCGACGACGATGCCCACGCCGATGGCCGGGCCGATGGCTGCGAGGCCGTAACCGACCGAGGCGATGTGTCCGTTGATCTCAGCGAGAACGGTCGTTGCGTCCACGTTGTTTACCTTTCGTTGTGGTGGAGTTGTGGGCGGGGATGCCCGAGTCGTGCGATCAGTGCTCTTCGGCGACGGCGAGCTGGATGTAGACCGCCGTCAGCACGGTGAAGACGTACGCCTGGAGCACCGCGACGAGGATCTCGAACACCGTGAAGGCGAACCCGAAGGCGAACGTGCCGACACCCATGAGCTTGAACAGGCCGGGCGCGGTGAACAGGAAGAACCAGGTCGCCGAGAAGCACAGCACGAGCAGCATGTGGCCCACGAGCATGTTCATGAGCAGTCGGAGCGTCAGCGTCACCGGGCGGATGATGAAGGTCGAGATGAACTCGATCGGCGTCACGATGAAGTAGACGGGCCAGGGCACGCCAGCGGGGAACAGCGCGTTCTTGAAGAAGTTCGCGGGGCTCTTCTTCACACCCGCGTAGATGAAGGTCACGTACGAGATCGCGGCGAGCACGAACGGCACGCCGATGACCGAGGTGCCGGCGATGTTCAGACCCGGGAAGATGCCCGTCAGGTTCATGAACAGGATCATGAAGAACATCGTCGTGAGGATCGGCAGGAACCGCTTGCCGTCCTTCTTGCCGAGCAGGTCGTCGGCGATGTTCACGCG
Coding sequences within it:
- the atpB gene encoding F0F1 ATP synthase subunit A, with translation MNQLVLTAADEGGFHGPSLDEFFPEVFLFEGTPFAINRVMMVRIIAIIALLVIFWLGTRRMRVVPGRFQSLVEMGLDLVRVNIADDLLGKKDGKRFLPILTTMFFMILFMNLTGIFPGLNIAGTSVIGVPFVLAAISYVTFIYAGVKKSPANFFKNALFPAGVPWPVYFIVTPIEFISTFIIRPVTLTLRLLMNMLVGHMLLVLCFSATWFFLFTAPGLFKLMGVGTFAFGFAFTVFEILVAVLQAYVFTVLTAVYIQLAVAEEH
- the atpE gene encoding ATP synthase F0 subunit C encodes the protein MDATTVLAEINGHIASVGYGLAAIGPAIGVGIVVGKTIEGVARQPELAGRLQVLMWIGIAFTEALAFVGIAVAFIPFP